The Kitasatospora sp. NBC_00374 genome has a segment encoding these proteins:
- a CDS encoding tetratricopeptide repeat protein, protein MPPGHSTQAQQALRDFARQLKGLRIDAGNPTGPQLVKTAGGVLNTSVISELLEGKNGTFRVPSWDKVAAFFSACKAHSEGEGFPLEEPLGDIRHWRKLHGVLVKKVDKFDDTSERATAGLSSGPASAGQVPEPAGPVLPPIAPPRAVPAGFTGRDEDMEDLLALLDPSSGAGASPAGAVVVASVLGMGGMGKTTLGLAAGYQAVKRGLFTGVLFLDLHGYDETSLDAGQALDTALRGLGTDPEQIPPDTDQRAALYRAQLAARTRAGERVLVLADNASSAGQVEHLLPAGGPHRLLVTSRDDFAAVLGARLVDLDVLAPERAVELMDTALHITLSKDGRIGADPVGAARVAELCGYLPLALQIATAQLVAERSLKPGRLAEYLEDLGERLDLLDDGERAVRTVLERSYGRLAPTLAELFRLLAVNPGPDLSTETAAAFTGVTKLKDVRARLIALSKASLIRQDPDTGRWRMHDLVRAYAGEQASRHPAHTAIALRRLLDHYTLAAQDAATHVDPRTANDSPARRFSGRADAVAWLDAEHANLVAAVRTAYVAGHHDIAQDLPSCIGTYLGLRRRLENHVEVAEIALRASRDSRDLGGEADAWNNLGAALADLRRFEEAENAHRTALTQYQDLGDHHGTATAWNNLGSALQALRRYEEAEKAHRTALTQYQDLGDHHHEAIARDNLGLVLGELRRFEEAEKAHRTALTQYQDLGSHHSAAIARDNLGGALRKLRRYEEAEKAHRTALTQFQDLGDHHSAAIVRDNLGGALRKLGRFEEAEKAHRTALTQFQDLGDHHSAAIVWTNLGFVLQELERFEEAEQAHRTALTQHQALGDHHGEAMAWNNLGTTLRKAGEAVRAVEAGERAVALFEGLDDQRRLGEALDELADSLLAAGRPAVEVRAAREVSAAAYRRAGAEDEAMKVLEKANE, encoded by the coding sequence ATGCCGCCAGGACACAGCACACAGGCGCAGCAGGCCCTGCGTGACTTTGCGCGCCAGCTGAAGGGGCTGCGGATCGATGCTGGCAACCCCACTGGCCCGCAGCTGGTCAAGACGGCCGGTGGGGTCCTGAACACCAGCGTCATCAGCGAGCTTCTGGAGGGCAAGAACGGCACCTTCAGGGTCCCTTCCTGGGACAAGGTGGCTGCCTTCTTCAGTGCTTGTAAGGCTCATTCAGAAGGCGAAGGTTTTCCCCTGGAAGAGCCACTGGGGGATATTCGCCATTGGCGAAAGTTGCACGGCGTTCTTGTCAAGAAGGTCGATAAATTCGACGACACCAGCGAAAGGGCTACGGCTGGGCTTTCGAGTGGTCCTGCCTCGGCGGGCCAGGTGCCGGAGCCTGCTGGGCCGGTGCTGCCGCCGATCGCACCGCCGCGTGCGGTTCCTGCCGGGTTCACAGGCCGGGACGAAGACATGGAAGACCTGCTCGCCCTGCTGGACCCCTCGTCCGGTGCCGGCGCGTCGCCTGCGGGGGCCGTGGTGGTGGCATCGGTGCTCGGGATGGGCGGCATGGGGAAGACCACGCTCGGTCTGGCCGCCGGCTATCAGGCAGTCAAGCGGGGTCTGTTCACCGGTGTGCTCTTCCTCGACCTGCACGGCTACGACGAGACCAGCCTCGATGCGGGCCAGGCCCTTGACACCGCCCTGCGCGGCCTCGGCACCGACCCCGAGCAGATCCCGCCCGACACCGACCAGCGGGCCGCCCTCTACCGTGCGCAGCTGGCGGCGCGTACCCGGGCCGGGGAGCGGGTCCTCGTCCTCGCCGACAACGCCTCCAGTGCCGGGCAGGTCGAGCACCTATTGCCGGCGGGCGGTCCGCACCGGCTGCTGGTGACTTCCCGCGACGATTTCGCCGCCGTCCTGGGCGCGCGCCTGGTCGACCTCGATGTCCTCGCCCCCGAGCGGGCCGTCGAGCTGATGGACACGGCGCTGCACATCACTCTGTCCAAGGACGGGAGGATCGGTGCTGATCCCGTCGGGGCGGCCAGGGTCGCCGAGCTCTGCGGGTATCTGCCGCTCGCCCTGCAGATCGCCACCGCCCAGCTCGTCGCCGAGCGGAGCCTCAAGCCGGGTCGGCTCGCCGAGTACTTGGAGGACCTCGGCGAGCGGCTCGATCTCCTGGACGACGGGGAGCGAGCTGTGCGGACTGTCCTCGAGCGCTCGTACGGGCGCTTGGCTCCCACTCTCGCCGAGCTGTTCCGTCTCCTGGCCGTCAACCCCGGCCCCGACCTGTCCACCGAGACCGCCGCCGCGTTCACCGGCGTCACCAAGCTCAAGGATGTCCGCGCCCGGCTGATCGCCCTGTCCAAGGCCAGCCTGATCCGCCAGGACCCCGACACCGGCCGCTGGCGCATGCACGACCTCGTCCGCGCCTACGCCGGCGAGCAGGCCAGTCGGCACCCCGCCCACACCGCTATCGCCCTACGTCGGCTCCTGGACCACTACACCCTCGCCGCACAAGACGCGGCCACACATGTGGACCCGAGGACTGCGAACGATTCCCCAGCACGGCGTTTCTCAGGCCGCGCGGACGCGGTGGCCTGGCTGGACGCAGAACACGCCAACCTCGTCGCCGCCGTCCGCACCGCCTACGTCGCCGGCCACCACGACATCGCCCAGGACCTTCCCTCCTGTATCGGCACTTACCTTGGTCTGCGCCGACGGCTCGAAAACCACGTGGAAGTCGCCGAGATCGCCCTCAGGGCATCACGCGATAGCCGTGACCTGGGCGGGGAGGCCGACGCTTGGAACAACCTCGGCGCCGCGCTGGCGGACCTGCGGCGCTTCGAGGAGGCCGAGAACGCCCACCGCACCGCACTCACCCAGTACCAGGACCTCGGCGACCACCACGGCACAGCCACCGCCTGGAACAATCTCGGTAGCGCGCTGCAGGCGCTGCGGCGTTACGAGGAGGCCGAGAAGGCCCACCGCACCGCACTCACCCAGTACCAGGACCTCGGCGACCACCACCACGAAGCCATCGCCCGAGACAACCTCGGCCTCGTGCTGGGAGAACTGCGGCGCTTCGAGGAGGCCGAGAAGGCCCACCGCACCGCACTCACCCAGTACCAGGACCTCGGCAGCCACCACAGCGCAGCAATCGCCCGAGACAACCTCGGCGGCGCGCTGCGGAAGCTGCGGCGTTACGAGGAGGCCGAGAAGGCCCACCGCACCGCACTCACCCAATTCCAGGACCTCGGCGACCACCACAGCGCAGCAATCGTCCGGGACAACCTCGGCGGCGCGCTGCGGAAGCTGGGACGCTTCGAGGAGGCCGAGAAGGCCCACCGCACCGCACTCACCCAATTCCAGGACCTCGGCGACCACCACAGCGCAGCAATCGTCTGGACCAACCTCGGCTTCGTGCTGCAGGAGCTGGAACGCTTCGAGGAAGCGGAGCAGGCCCACCGCACCGCACTCACCCAGCATCAGGCCCTTGGCGACCACCACGGCGAAGCCATGGCGTGGAACAACCTTGGCACCACGCTGCGAAAGGCGGGTGAAGCCGTGCGCGCGGTGGAGGCCGGGGAGCGTGCTGTTGCCCTGTTCGAGGGCCTGGACGACCAGCGCCGCCTGGGGGAGGCACTGGATGAGCTCGCGGACTCCCTGCTCGCCGCCGGGCGTCCGGCGGTCGAGGTGCGGGCTGCGCGTGAGGTGTCGGCTGCGGCGTACCGCAGGGCTGGCGCCGAAGACGAAGCGATGAAGGTACTGGAGAAGGCGAACGAGTAG
- a CDS encoding type II toxin-antitoxin system RelE/ParE family toxin, which produces MSERKYATRFTESARGELRKLPRATAITILRKLSDLEQDPYGYSTTALVGSPETRRLRVGDYRVIYTVDGGQLLVLVVHVGHRSTVYRD; this is translated from the coding sequence GTGAGCGAGCGCAAGTACGCGACGCGGTTCACCGAATCCGCCCGCGGCGAGCTCCGCAAACTCCCCCGCGCCACCGCCATCACCATCCTGCGCAAGCTCTCCGACCTCGAGCAGGACCCGTACGGCTACAGCACGACCGCCCTCGTCGGCTCACCCGAGACCCGCCGGCTGCGCGTGGGCGACTACCGGGTCATCTACACCGTCGACGGCGGCCAGCTGCTCGTCCTGGTCGTCCACGTCGGCCACCGCTCCACCGTCTACCGCGACTGA
- a CDS encoding type II toxin-antitoxin system Phd/YefM family antitoxin, whose protein sequence is MSEQPIEPPTVSVREARERFADVVDRAERDEPTVITRRGREVAAVVPIELLREYRQWEERELLRLVAERRGEPTFSLEDVMAETLARPE, encoded by the coding sequence ATGAGCGAGCAACCGATCGAGCCCCCGACCGTGTCCGTCCGGGAAGCCAGAGAACGCTTCGCCGACGTCGTCGACCGCGCCGAACGCGACGAGCCCACCGTCATCACCCGCCGCGGCCGGGAAGTCGCGGCAGTGGTGCCGATAGAGCTCCTGCGCGAGTACCGACAGTGGGAGGAACGCGAGCTCCTGCGCCTGGTGGCCGAGCGGCGCGGCGAGCCGACCTTCTCACTGGAGGACGTGATGGCCGAGACGCTGGCCAGGCCCGAGTGA
- a CDS encoding transcriptional regulator — MAGRWADFGKYGANGIPGWLAIARGLDELVTGIASPVTSRRGLNARLRYLTRSRAGYEAMARAGITAAPRTIRAWIAGKQKPNAANRDMLDAAYWVLRRHNIVTDLKRRLNNNGAGTRVEIYPVDQSGVAAKRRRDIRHRAINVRGAWDDMVDAWHKGPTDPAAVQMLDIIWDEVITDLGSDYDAYTYVTHIGFAA; from the coding sequence ATGGCTGGACGCTGGGCCGACTTCGGGAAGTACGGCGCGAACGGAATCCCCGGCTGGCTCGCCATCGCGAGGGGCCTGGACGAACTGGTCACCGGCATCGCCTCACCCGTCACCAGCAGGCGCGGCCTGAACGCCCGCCTGCGCTACCTCACCCGCAGCCGGGCCGGCTACGAGGCGATGGCCCGCGCCGGCATCACCGCCGCCCCGCGCACCATCAGGGCCTGGATCGCCGGCAAGCAGAAGCCGAACGCCGCCAACCGGGACATGCTGGACGCCGCGTACTGGGTCCTGCGGCGGCACAACATCGTCACCGACCTCAAGCGTCGCCTCAACAACAACGGCGCCGGCACCCGGGTGGAGATCTACCCCGTCGACCAGAGCGGCGTCGCCGCCAAGCGCCGCCGCGACATCCGGCACCGCGCCATCAACGTCCGCGGCGCCTGGGACGACATGGTCGACGCCTGGCACAAGGGCCCCACCGACCCCGCGGCCGTCCAGATGCTCGACATCATCTGGGACGAGGTCATCACCGACCTCGGCTCCGACTACGACGCCTACACCTACGTCACCCACATCGGATTCGCCGCCTGA
- a CDS encoding WD40 repeat domain-containing protein gives MASGVLAVRAGFLSDDPPNLLFTLTGHTKDVKSVAFSPDGKTLASADIGAVRLWDIASRTVTGTLDSEDVSALSVAFSPDGRTLASGGGYPGAIDVWKPYEGPVSEAAFVARK, from the coding sequence ATGGCGTCCGGCGTGCTCGCGGTGAGGGCCGGCTTCCTCAGCGACGATCCACCGAACCTGCTGTTTACCCTCACCGGCCACACCAAGGACGTGAAGTCGGTGGCGTTCAGTCCCGACGGCAAGACCCTCGCCAGCGCCGACATCGGCGCCGTCCGTCTGTGGGACATCGCCAGCCGCACGGTCACGGGCACCCTCGACAGTGAGGACGTAAGCGCGCTCTCGGTGGCATTCAGCCCTGACGGCAGGACCCTGGCCAGCGGCGGAGGCTACCCAGGGGCCATCGACGTGTGGAAACCCTACGAGGGGCCGGTGTCCGAAGCGGCGTTCGTAGCCAGGAAGTAG